One Mercenaria mercenaria strain notata chromosome 12, MADL_Memer_1, whole genome shotgun sequence DNA segment encodes these proteins:
- the LOC123533437 gene encoding uncharacterized protein LOC123533437 yields the protein MLSATILKHLELNKHVQAAEVIQRDLYVDNVLSSFESESSACTYFKGARCLMRKAGMNLRSWTSNSEKLRSLAAADGVLDNDVIIKVLGMQWNPNTDELSFTNRSIPSLDVITKRTILKFSSQIYDPLGLLSPVTVRAKILLQELWKSKYDWDIFLPEVIRDSWNQLAEDLNRVTDLKFSRQLLPTQNPNSTTCLHIFVDASIKPYGAVAYFSNEKQTRRLMAKNRVAPLKTLTLPQLELMAALIGARLASHLQKSLQTPNVTFWSDSQIVLHWLTTSKPLKRFVRNRVDEINQLTGKSLWRYCPTNDNPADLLTRGISADIFLDNQLWNTGPSWLTNRVQWPTWEYEHVTPQTTTEEIAGNSEEINVSSLQCSDTLGIHNGNRNRLPLVRQLRLYLDTDGLNRCGGRIHNAPLEYATKFPYLLPKKHKLTRLVIQDAHGKQLHSGVNATITHLRQKYWIPAIRQCVQSVLRTCVICTRVIGKPYRAPDPPPLPKIRVEEAPPFSVTGVDFTGVLYVRNETGSESKCYICLFTCAITRAVHLEVVPDLSTDSFLQAFRRFSSRKSLPKLMISDNATTYLSAASQLKKLFLSTSLQEALSMKGTEWKFIPKRAPCYGGFWERLIGLTKTTLKKILGRAFVTMETLRTIVTEIEAILNDRPITYTSSNIEDMEPLTPAHLLYGRRMTSLPYYDIDTETGMASVQSDQSILTRRVKIQANIINHFWKRWKTEYLTSLREYHKTTGSNERSIRA from the exons ATGCTTAGTGCTACCATTTTGAAGCATCTAGAACTCAACAAACACGTGCAGGCAGCGGAAGTCATCCAGAGAGATTTATACGTCGACAACGTCCTGTCAAGCTTTGAATCTGAGTCGTCTGCGTGTACCTACTTCAAAGGAGCTAGATGTCTGATGAGGAAAGCCGGTATGAATCTAAGGTCATGGACGTCGAACAGTGAAAAATTGCGATCCTTGGCGGCAGCCGACGGAGTACTTGACAATGACGTCATCATCAAGGTACTTGGAATGCAATGGAACCCAAATACAGATGAACTGTCATTTACCAATAGAAGTATCCCAAGCTTAGATGTAATAACCAAGAGGACAATTCTCAAATTCTCGTCACAGATATACGACCCTCTCGGTTTACTTAGCCCAGTTACGGTTCGAGCTAAGATCTTACTTCAAGAGCTCTGGAAAAGTAAATACGACTGGGACATATTCCTACCGGAAGTTATAAGAGACAGCTGGAACCAGCTTGCAGAAGACCTGAATAGAGTCACAGACCTCAAGTTTTCAAGACAGCTATTACCTACACAGAACCCGAATAGTACCACATGCCTTCATATATTTGTTGACGCTAGTATTAAGCCATACGGAGCAGTGGCATATTTCAGTAACGAGAAACAAACAAGAAGACTTATGGCTAAGAACAGAGTCGCTCCACTAAAGACTTTGACCTTACCTCAGTTGGAGCTCATGGCTGCTTTGATTGGTGCTCGGTTAGCCTCACATCTACAGAAGAGTTTACAGACACCAAATGTAACGTTTTGGTCAGATAGTCAGATAGTGTTACATTGGCTGACAACATCAAAACCTCTCAAACGCTTTGTGAGAAATCGTGTCGATGAAATCAACCAACTTACAGGAAAATCACTATGGAGATATTGCCCTACGAACGATAATCCAGCTGACTTACTTACACGTGGTATATCTGCAGACATTTTCCTCGATAACCAGTTATGGAACACCGGTCCGTCATGGTTGACAAACAGAGTACAGTGGCCTACCTGGGAATACGAACACGTGACACCGCAGACGACAACTGAAGAAATTGCTGGTAACTCAGAAGAGATCAACGTGTCAAGTTTACAGTGCTCAGACACTCTCGGAATCCATAAT GGTAATAGAAACCGGTTACCGCTCGTCAGACAACTGCGTTTATACCTAGATACAGACGGACTTAATCGTTGCGGAGGAAGAATTCATAATGCACCGCTGGAATACGCAACAAAGTTTCCCTACCTGTTACCAAAGAAACATAAACTTACCAGATTAGTCATCCAAGATGCACACGGAAAACAACTTCATTCTGGAGTAAACGCCACCATTACTCACCTTAGACAAAAGTACTGGATTCCTGCCATTCGCCAGTGCGTCCAATCAGTACTAAGAACGTGTGTAATTTGTACAAGAGTTATTGGCAAGCCGTATCGAGCACCAGACCCACCGCCACTCCCGAAGATCCGAGTAGAAGAAGCCCCACCGTTCAGTGTTACAGGTGTGGATTTTACTGGTGTGCTTTACGTCAGGAACGAAACCGGAAGTGAGTCCAAATGTTACATCTGCTTATTCACATGCGCAATTACAAGGGCCGTTCATTTGGAAGTAGTTCCAGATTTGTCGACGGATTCATTCTTACAAGCATTCAGGAGGTTTAGCAGCAGAAAATCCTTGCCAAAACTAATGATCTCGGACAACGCCACAACTTACCTGTCAGCAGCCAGTCAACTTAAGAAACTTTTCCTGTCAACTTCTCTACAAGAAGCGCTCAGCATGAAGGGAACAGAGTGGAAGTTTATACCAAAGCGGGCCCCGTGTTATGGCGGATTTTGGGAACGGTTAATAGGTCTTACCAAGACGACTTTGAAGAAGATTCTCGGAAGAGCTTTTGTAACGATGGAAACTTTACGTACCATTGTGACTGAAATCGAGGCAATTTTAAATGACAGACCTATCACGTACACTTCCTCAAACATAGAAGACATGGAACCATTAACACCGGCACATCTTCTTTACGGCCGTAGGATGACGTCACTTCCGTATTACGACATTGATACGGAAACCGGCATGGCGTCTGTTCAGAGTGACCAGTCAATACTTACCCGGAGAGTGAAGATCCAGGCGAATATAATCAACCATTTTTGGAAACGCTGGAAGACTGAGTATTTGACCTCTTTACGAGAATACCACAAAACTACAGGATCAAACGAACGATCTATACGGGCCTAG
- the LOC123533438 gene encoding uncharacterized protein LOC123533438: MNLQKLQTQREGHRRFVDRYLIKIEQAKENSSLLEFNAILESVEAKVQILETLNEKILSNTAIECIEDEIFQAEEYSLQLEIKLRQLREFRNQQEKFSTTSLPREDQQTSREIHDQENSRESGDQQSLRERDGQRNGNASNSEDRYFNDRNVSNNSYNQFYRLPKISLPTFNGDILTWQSFWDSYESTIHMNNNLTDVQKFSYLKSQLEGKAAQVIEGFAMTNVNYIRAVDLLKERFGQQHKIMHVAMQSLLKLPAPSNRVTSLRNFYDKMETFIRSLEAMGQCQESYGSLLVPVVLEKLPSEIRKQLARENVENNWRLEDLRASINREICIMEAGTARSEPEVDDCEATAAFSMTAKSKRKPQHLAQSSFGRSNRRDDIKCAFCEQGHKSVECKTHCDTNSRLDIVKQNRLCFNCLRKHPVAKCNSIKRCQICNRKHHTAICSRRQTAQQPNSSPTEITQTPEAGVFHSSAGLHGKGVLLKTAIATVSSTKVQLYTNILFDEGSHKSFITESLAEELELTRNGTETIYLSSFGSASNKIMQVDTATVYLVTDECQKIPVKVLIVPTISTPINNRLQNTASKLPYLRGLKLAHPVTEDNNFTISMLIGADFYWDIVEDRIIRGEGPTAVKSKIGYLLSGPVPAESAHSTNHVCNVNTLHFSPDMLERFWSLESMGITQTTEDNDKSDYFKNYQQSCIEFKDSRYSAKLPWKLEHPPLPTNYEVTKKRTENTIRRLQRDPYLLQKYDDIITEQERRGFIEKVITDTPPTGQVHYIPHHPVKKESSTTPIRIVYDCSCRQSPYLPSLNDCLESTPPILNDLSNILVRFRLHKYAVTADIEKAFLHVGLDERDRDATRFFGLVTF; this comes from the coding sequence ATGAATCTACAGAAATTACAAACACAGAGAGAGGGCCACCGACGTTTCGTTGACAGATATCTCATCAAAATTGAGCAGGCGAAGGAGAATTCGTCATTACTGGAGTTTAACGCTATTCTAGAGTCAGTTGAAGCCAAGGTACAAATACTAGAGACACTTAACGAGAAAATACTTTCAAACACAGCAATCGAGTGTATAGAAGACGAGATATTCCAAGCAGAAGAGTATTCACTACAGCTGGAGATAAAGTTGCGTCAACTCAGAGAATTCCGAAATCAACAAGAGAAGTTTTCTACAACGTCACTTCCCCGAGAAGATCAGCAAACATCAAGAGAAATACATGATCAGGAGAATTCTAGAGAGTCAGGTGATCAGCAAAGTTTACGGGAGAGAGATGGACAGCGAAATGGTAACGCCTCAAACTCAGAAGATAGGTATTTCAACGACAGAAATGTGAGTAATAATTCGTATAATCAATTTTACAGATTACCTAAAATTTCCCTGCCAACATTCAATGGCGATATATTAACATGGCAATCATTCTGGGATTCTTATGAGTCTACCATACATATGAACAATAACCTTACCGATGTGCAAAAGTTTAGTTACTTGAAATCACAACTTGAAGGAAAAGCAGCACAAGTGATTGAAGGATTCGCCATGACAAATGTTAACTACATCCGGGCTGTTGATCTACTCAAAGAAAGATTCGGACAGCAACATAAGATAATGCACGTAGCCATGCAATCCTTGTTGAAATTACCTGCCCCGTCAAACAGAGTTACTAGTTTGAGaaacttttatgataaaatggAGACATTCATACGTAGTTTAGAAGCCATGGGACAGTGTCAAGAAAGTTATGGTAGCTTGTTAGTGCCTGTTGTGTTAGAAAAATTACCAAGTGAAATTAGAAAACAGCTAGCCCGCGAAAACGTTGAAAATAACTGGCGACTAGAAGATCTACGAGCTTCTATCAATCGAGAAATCTGTATCATGGAGGCTGGTACGGCGCGCAGTGAACCGGAAGTCGACGACTGCGAGGCTACAGCAGCGTTTTCCATGACAGCAAAATCTAAAAGAAAACCACAACATCTCGCGCAATCATCATTCGGAAGGTCTAATCGTAGAGATGATATTAAGTGTGCATTCTGTGAACAAGGACACAAATCTGTTGAATGTAAAACTCACTGTGATACTAATTCAAGACTTGACATCGTGAAACAGAACCGCttgtgttttaattgtttaagaaaacaTCCCGTCGCTAAATGTAATTCGATCAAGAGATGCCAAATTTGTAACCGGAAACACCATACGGCAATTTGCAGCAGACGACAAACAGCTCAGCAGCCGAATTCATCCCCAACAGAAATTACGCAGACACCGGAAGCTGGAGTATTTCATTCATCAGCAGGTCTACACGGTAAAGGAGTCTTGTTGAAAACAGCCATAGCAACCGTTTCGTCAACTAAAGTACAGCTATATACCAACATACTGTTCGATGAAGGTTCACATAAATCCTTTATTACGGAAAGTTTAGCAGAAGAACTTGAACTCACCAGAAACGGCACAGAGACAATATATTTGTCATCCTTCGGCTCTGCTAGTAACAAGATAATGCAAGTAGACACAGCAACAGTTTACCTAGTAACAGACGAATGTCAGAAAATACCAGTCAAAGTCCTGATTGTACCTACAATATCAACGCCTATCAACAACAGATTACAGAATACAGCTTCAAAATTACCATACCTTCGTGGATTAAAACTTGCTCACCCGGTGACAGAAGACAATAACTTCACCATTTCTATGCTTATAGGTGCAGACTTTTATTGGGACATAGTAGAAGACCGTATAATACGTGGAGAGGGACCTACAGCTGTCAAGTCGAAGATAGGTTACTTGTTATCTGGACCAGTCCCAGCCGAGAGCGCGCACAGTACAAATCACGTCTGCAATGTAAATACGTTACACTTTTCTCCAGACATGCTTGAACGATTTTGGAGCCTAGAAAGTATGGGGATTACACAGACTACTGAAGACAACGACAAATCagattactttaaaaattatcagcAATCGTGCATAGAATTCAAAGATAGCAGATATTCGGCTAAGTTACCATGGAAACTAGAACATCCGCCGTTGCCAACTAACTATGAGGTAACTAAGAAGAGGACAGAAAACACCATAAGAAGACTACAGAGAGACCCGTATCTACTACAAAAATACGACGACATAATTACAGAGCAGGAACGCAGAGGTTTTATAGAAAAAGTCATTACTGATACCCCACCCACCGGACAAGTCCATTATATACCCCACCACCCAGTCAAAAAGGAATCTTCAACTACACCAATTCGGATCGTGTACGACTGTAGCTGTCGACAGTCACCTTACTTACCTAGCTTAAATGATTGCCTGGAATCGACCCCGCCGATACTTAACGACCTTTCCAACATACTAGTCAGATTTCGTCTCCACAAATACGCTGTTACAGCAGACATAGAAAAAGCCTTTTTACATGTAGGACTGGACGAAAGAGATAGAGATGCTACTCGATTTTTTGGTCTGGTGACATTCTAA